Proteins from one Sulfurovum sp. TSL1 genomic window:
- a CDS encoding HlyD family efflux transporter periplasmic adaptor subunit, whose amino-acid sequence MYTKLLIVSSIFVTLMTGCLEQKSDESKFYGNVDVRTVSLGFRVSGKIKDIYFEEGERIKQGDVIASLDDSLYEEYVKQVNAQIEVQKAELQKLEKGYRKEEIEKAKALLLEKEVALKKAQSDLKRQEDLLATHSISQQTYDDLKAAYENANALYLYAKNSLELLQNGYEKEDILAAKAQLDYLIAQKNEQEINLQDTKIYAPSNGTLLTRVYEPGSIVNSSQVVIEMAKDDQYWVRSYMSERYLGIIKQGMKALVYTDSRKGKAYEGVVSFISPLAEFTPKNVQTEELRTDLVYRFRIILKEHDDMIRQGMPVTITFPNLSSETE is encoded by the coding sequence ATGTATACAAAATTATTGATCGTGAGCAGCATTTTTGTTACACTGATGACCGGATGTTTGGAACAAAAAAGTGATGAGAGTAAATTTTATGGCAATGTCGATGTACGTACCGTCTCTTTAGGTTTTAGGGTTTCAGGGAAGATCAAAGATATCTATTTCGAAGAGGGAGAGAGGATCAAGCAAGGGGATGTGATAGCCTCTCTTGATGACAGTCTCTATGAGGAGTATGTCAAACAGGTCAATGCGCAAATAGAAGTTCAAAAGGCAGAACTACAAAAACTTGAAAAAGGCTACAGAAAAGAGGAGATAGAAAAAGCAAAAGCACTGCTGCTTGAAAAAGAGGTCGCTCTCAAAAAAGCCCAAAGTGACTTAAAGCGGCAGGAAGATCTCTTGGCCACGCACTCTATCTCGCAACAAACCTACGATGACCTGAAGGCTGCCTATGAAAACGCCAATGCACTTTACCTGTATGCAAAGAACAGTCTGGAGCTTTTACAGAACGGGTATGAAAAAGAAGATATTCTTGCTGCAAAAGCGCAGCTTGATTATTTGATCGCACAAAAGAACGAGCAGGAGATCAATCTACAGGACACAAAGATCTATGCACCATCAAACGGTACACTTCTTACAAGGGTCTATGAACCAGGATCGATCGTCAACAGTTCCCAAGTGGTCATAGAGATGGCAAAAGATGATCAATACTGGGTGAGAAGCTATATGTCTGAAAGATATCTAGGCATCATCAAACAGGGAATGAAAGCCCTCGTCTATACAGACAGCAGGAAAGGAAAAGCCTATGAGGGCGTGGTGAGTTTCATTTCACCCTTGGCTGAATTTACCCCTAAAAATGTGCAGACCGAAGAGTTAAGAACAGATTTGGTCTATAGGTTCAGGATCATTTTAAAAGAGCATGATGACATGATAAGACAAGGCATGCCCGTAACCATTACATTTCCTAATCTGAGTAGTGAGACAGAGTAG
- a CDS encoding ATP-binding cassette domain-containing protein encodes MSLVYAQNLIKSFHSKKAIERIDLNISENKITGLVGCDGSGKTTLMRLLSGLMVPDDGTLEVLGLSMPQDALKVQTLIGYMPQKFGLYEDLTVEENLHLYAQLQSLDRQRQQQRINELLHFTSLTDFRSFMAGQLSGGMKQKLGLACALIKKPKLLLLDEPGVGVDPISRRELWSMIKALVKDGVGIVYSTSYLDEAEKCDEVILLNEGQVLYSGKPQSLSDSMQGKVFKLVGDIKDKRKTLQLALGFESIKDGVILGNAIKLICEHKNDLPELKVIEAEGCQYQEASPNFEDGFIHILNGSFNGRSLLAEQMHMSATKEGALIEATDLTKKFGSFTAASHVNFKIEKGEIFGFLGPNGAGKSTIFKMLCGLLPPTSGEAKVLDISLEKSSAKARSKIGYMSQKFSLYGDISVLENLRFFAGAYGLKGAQKEKKIQDMIDIFGLETYQKVQSKTLPLGIKQRLSLACAVMHDPVVLFLDEPTSGVDPLTRREFWNHIYAMVQKGMTIMVTTHFMDEAEFCDRIALIYKGQTIALGTPHQLISKVSEDATMEDTFIALIKRSADAEV; translated from the coding sequence ATGTCACTGGTTTATGCTCAGAACCTGATAAAATCGTTTCATAGCAAAAAAGCTATAGAGCGTATCGACCTGAATATTTCTGAAAACAAGATCACCGGTCTGGTCGGCTGCGATGGATCAGGTAAAACTACTTTAATGCGTCTTTTAAGTGGATTAATGGTTCCCGATGATGGAACACTTGAAGTGTTAGGTTTATCTATGCCCCAAGATGCACTGAAGGTTCAAACACTCATAGGCTACATGCCACAGAAATTCGGTCTGTATGAAGATCTCACTGTAGAAGAGAATCTTCATCTCTATGCACAATTGCAATCTCTCGATAGACAGCGGCAACAGCAAAGGATCAATGAACTTCTACATTTTACTTCTCTCACTGATTTTAGATCCTTTATGGCTGGTCAACTCTCCGGTGGTATGAAACAAAAGCTGGGACTTGCCTGTGCTTTGATCAAAAAACCCAAACTTCTGCTTCTTGATGAACCGGGTGTCGGCGTTGACCCTATTTCAAGAAGAGAACTCTGGTCTATGATCAAAGCATTGGTGAAAGATGGGGTAGGTATTGTCTATAGTACTTCTTATTTGGATGAAGCAGAAAAATGTGATGAAGTGATACTGCTCAATGAAGGCCAAGTGCTCTATAGCGGTAAGCCTCAGAGCTTATCTGATTCGATGCAAGGCAAAGTCTTTAAACTTGTAGGCGATATAAAAGATAAACGGAAAACACTACAGCTGGCTTTGGGGTTTGAGAGTATAAAAGACGGGGTCATTTTAGGCAATGCGATCAAATTGATCTGTGAGCATAAAAATGATCTGCCTGAACTAAAGGTTATAGAGGCAGAGGGGTGTCAATACCAGGAAGCATCACCGAATTTTGAAGATGGTTTTATCCATATATTGAACGGGAGTTTCAACGGCAGGTCCTTGTTGGCCGAACAGATGCACATGAGTGCGACCAAAGAGGGTGCTCTCATCGAAGCGACCGATCTTACCAAAAAGTTTGGCTCTTTTACAGCGGCATCCCATGTGAACTTCAAGATAGAAAAAGGAGAGATTTTTGGTTTTTTGGGACCAAATGGAGCCGGAAAATCTACGATCTTCAAAATGCTCTGCGGCCTTTTACCTCCGACAAGCGGCGAAGCCAAAGTTTTGGATATAAGCCTTGAAAAGTCCTCTGCAAAAGCTCGAAGCAAGATCGGCTATATGTCACAGAAATTTTCTTTATACGGAGATATCTCAGTACTCGAAAATTTAAGATTCTTTGCCGGAGCCTATGGTCTGAAAGGGGCCCAAAAAGAGAAAAAAATACAAGATATGATCGACATTTTTGGATTAGAAACCTATCAGAAGGTACAATCCAAAACATTGCCACTTGGAATAAAACAAAGGCTCTCCTTGGCATGTGCTGTGATGCATGATCCGGTTGTCCTGTTCCTGGATGAACCGACTTCAGGCGTTGACCCGCTTACCAGACGAGAATTCTGGAATCATATCTATGCCATGGTCCAAAAAGGGATGACCATTATGGTGACCACTCATTTTATGGACGAAGCAGAATTTTGCGATCGCATTGCCTTGATCTACAAGGGACAGACGATTGCTTTGGGGACACCGCATCAACTGATTTCAAAAGTCTCCGAAGATGCGACCATGGAAGATACTTTTATAGCATTGATCAAAAGAAGTGCCGATGCAGAAGTTTAG
- a CDS encoding ABC transporter permease, with the protein MQKFRRLKALFIKESIQIIRDPSAILIAVILPLILLFLMGYAISLDSKNIPVGIVVEKSSKHTQSLVHAFEISNSFDVKLDTNTIKFKELIQEGKIRAIIVIPETFEKDLLRNSVKIQIISDGTEPNIAGYVQKYSMGVWQNWVLQEGLDKKQKQAAITIDTRYWFNSPLLSSYFLLPGSIAIILTLIGILLTALVVAREWERGTMEAIMSTPISIFELLLGKLLPYFVMGMLSMVICVTITLTWFEIPFRGSFWLLAITSAVYLFPALSIGLLISTLAKSQFVAAQAALIIGFLPAFLLSGFIFQISSMPWWLQYITNIIPAKYFIAILQTLFLSGNIYEVILPNLMAMLLLGSIVFAVIMKITRKRLD; encoded by the coding sequence ATGCAGAAGTTTAGACGTCTCAAGGCACTGTTTATCAAAGAGAGTATTCAGATCATACGGGATCCCAGTGCTATTCTCATCGCTGTTATACTGCCACTGATACTTCTTTTTCTGATGGGCTATGCCATCTCTTTGGATTCTAAAAATATCCCCGTAGGCATCGTGGTAGAGAAATCATCCAAACACACACAAAGTTTGGTCCATGCCTTTGAGATCTCAAACAGCTTTGATGTCAAACTTGATACGAATACGATAAAGTTCAAGGAACTGATCCAAGAGGGAAAGATCAGGGCTATCATCGTTATACCCGAAACGTTTGAGAAAGATCTGTTGAGAAACAGTGTCAAGATACAGATCATTTCAGACGGTACTGAACCGAATATTGCCGGATATGTACAAAAGTACAGTATGGGTGTCTGGCAAAATTGGGTCTTGCAGGAAGGGCTCGATAAGAAACAAAAGCAAGCAGCTATCACCATTGATACAAGATACTGGTTTAACTCTCCCCTTCTTAGCAGTTATTTTTTACTTCCGGGTTCCATCGCGATCATTTTAACCCTGATAGGCATACTGCTTACCGCATTGGTGGTTGCAAGAGAATGGGAAAGGGGAACCATGGAAGCGATCATGTCCACACCGATCAGCATCTTTGAGTTGCTTCTGGGTAAACTGCTGCCTTATTTTGTCATGGGTATGCTCTCCATGGTGATCTGTGTGACCATCACCTTAACGTGGTTTGAGATACCCTTTAGAGGTTCCTTTTGGCTTCTGGCCATCACTTCTGCAGTCTATCTTTTCCCCGCACTGAGTATCGGTCTGCTCATTTCAACTTTGGCAAAAAGTCAGTTTGTCGCAGCACAGGCAGCGCTGATCATAGGCTTTTTACCGGCATTTTTGTTATCGGGTTTTATTTTTCAGATCAGCAGTATGCCTTGGTGGTTACAATACATTACCAACATTATCCCTGCGAAATATTTTATTGCCATACTGCAAACACTTTTTTTGAGCGGCAACATCTATGAAGTGATCTTGCCAAACCTCATGGCAATGCTTCTTTTGGGAAGTATCGTATTTGCCGTCATAATGAAGATCACACGAAAAAGGCTTGACTGA
- a CDS encoding ABC transporter permease produces the protein MYQLLALIKKEFLAIWSDKKSRAIIIIPPLVQLLLFSFAVTLEVKNISLGILDRDNSVQSQELVRKLSYSNTFTQIYRLQSEKELTHYIDTQKVLATLYIPQNFSKKLDSGEPTSLQIIADGRKSNTAQIAQAYIQRTFLSLYPSNDIMVNRNWYNPNLDNFWWIVPNLMGTLSMIIALMLTSLSVARERELGTFEQILVSPISPTVLILGKTIPPLIISMIEASVIFFAATTFFGVPFMGSFALLYLGLFAFLLSIIGLGLFISSISSTQQQGILGAFVLVVPYILMSGFATPVENMPSWLIPVTDFISLKYFLLLLKGVFLKDISFEIAITLILPMFALGIVSLLFASWMFRKKVT, from the coding sequence ATGTACCAGCTCTTAGCCCTGATCAAAAAAGAATTCTTAGCCATATGGAGTGATAAAAAGTCCAGGGCGATCATTATCATACCTCCTTTAGTTCAGTTATTATTGTTTTCATTCGCTGTGACGTTAGAGGTGAAGAATATAAGTTTGGGTATCCTGGATAGAGACAACAGCGTACAAAGTCAGGAACTTGTCAGAAAATTATCCTACAGCAACACCTTTACACAGATATACAGGCTTCAAAGTGAAAAAGAGTTGACACACTACATAGATACACAAAAGGTCCTGGCCACACTCTATATACCGCAAAACTTTTCAAAAAAGTTAGATTCGGGAGAGCCGACTTCCCTCCAGATCATAGCAGACGGGAGAAAATCAAATACTGCACAGATTGCACAAGCCTATATCCAACGTACCTTCCTTTCCCTCTATCCATCGAACGACATCATGGTGAACAGAAACTGGTACAACCCCAATTTGGATAATTTCTGGTGGATCGTCCCAAATCTCATGGGAACCTTATCGATGATCATAGCTTTGATGCTTACTTCACTTTCCGTTGCCAGGGAAAGAGAGCTAGGAACGTTTGAACAGATCTTGGTCTCACCTATCTCCCCTACTGTATTGATCTTGGGTAAAACCATTCCTCCATTGATCATCAGTATGATCGAAGCAAGTGTGATATTTTTCGCAGCAACCACCTTTTTTGGTGTACCGTTTATGGGGTCTTTCGCTCTCTTGTATCTGGGATTGTTCGCTTTTTTATTATCGATCATAGGACTTGGCTTGTTTATATCGTCCATATCCTCTACTCAACAGCAAGGAATCCTTGGGGCCTTTGTCCTGGTCGTACCTTATATTTTGATGTCAGGTTTTGCGACCCCTGTGGAAAATATGCCATCCTGGCTCATACCTGTAACAGATTTCATCTCTTTAAAATATTTCTTACTGCTTTTAAAAGGCGTGTTTTTAAAAGATATCTCTTTTGAGATAGCCATAACGCTGATACTCCCCATGTTCGCTTTGGGTATCGTATCGCTCCTGTTCGCTTCATGGATGTTCAGAAAAAAGGTTACCTAA
- a CDS encoding manganese efflux pump, which produces MTFIDLLILGSVIGSNNLAVALSLGAMGQAARRFRVMLVFGIFEFVMPLLGIGLGAATARVVGLHTNVIGAVLLIALGLLTVLSGIRNRRQDEKLAKQITQWSGLVFLALGLSIDNVVVGFSLGLDRAEPLAVATTIACFSVLFTWIGMRLGHESRRGWEQISKIGAGILLVGFGAANGMGWI; this is translated from the coding sequence GTGACATTTATCGACTTACTTATCCTGGGTTCCGTCATCGGCTCCAACAATCTTGCCGTGGCGCTGTCGCTCGGCGCTATGGGGCAAGCTGCACGCCGCTTTCGTGTGATGTTGGTGTTCGGTATATTCGAATTCGTGATGCCGTTACTGGGCATCGGACTGGGTGCCGCGACTGCGCGTGTGGTTGGACTGCACACGAATGTTATCGGTGCCGTGCTGCTGATCGCCTTGGGTCTCCTGACAGTGCTCAGCGGCATCCGAAACCGCCGTCAGGACGAGAAACTGGCAAAGCAAATCACGCAGTGGAGCGGGTTGGTTTTTCTCGCCCTGGGTTTAAGTATTGATAACGTCGTCGTCGGTTTCAGTCTCGGCCTCGACCGTGCAGAGCCGCTGGCAGTGGCGACAACCATCGCTTGTTTCTCAGTGCTGTTCACCTGGATCGGCATGAGACTAGGTCACGAGTCCCGCCGAGGCTGGGAACAGATATCGAAGATCGGTGCCGGCATACTCCTTGTAGGCTTTGGTGCAGCAAATGGTATGGGGTGGATATAA
- a CDS encoding DUF488 domain-containing protein codes for MNIKIHRIYDDDVPQGYHVLVDRLWPRGVSKDEADLDGHWKDLAPSNDLRKWFDHDPDKWDDFRKKYLKELSKHKKQAKGHLEEVSQETLILLYGAKDKKHTHAHVLKEYLEKLK; via the coding sequence ATGAATATTAAGATACATCGTATTTATGATGATGACGTGCCGCAGGGATATCACGTTCTTGTGGATCGATTGTGGCCACGAGGCGTGTCAAAGGATGAAGCTGATCTTGACGGTCACTGGAAAGATTTGGCTCCAAGTAACGATCTGCGGAAATGGTTTGATCATGATCCCGATAAATGGGATGATTTCAGAAAAAAATATCTGAAAGAACTGAGCAAGCATAAAAAACAGGCAAAAGGACATCTGGAAGAGGTAAGTCAGGAAACTCTCATTCTTTTATATGGTGCAAAAGACAAAAAACACACCCACGCTCATGTCTTGAAAGAGTATTTAGAAAAGCTGAAATAA
- a CDS encoding cytochrome-c peroxidase: MNMSKIIAASIVASSVLFAGSLAEKAKSMGLEAIPTDKTELSKLTDPNGTITAERVELGKKLYFEPRLSKSGLISCNTCHNLGLGGADGAPAAIGHMWVANPHHLNSPTVYNAVFYESQFWDGRSPHLEDQAQGPMQAAPEMASPASLVVERINSIPEYVEEFKKAYGADVKVDFPTITSTIGIFERTLVTPSRYDDFLNGKEDALNDAEKEGLQVFMDQGCTSCHSGVALGGKMMPFPMIKPYKFANVGDFKGDKNGMVKVPTLRNVTETAPYFHNGQIWSLAEAVQEMGRTQLGKNISDEDAAKIVTFLKALKGEKPEIVYPQLPESTATTPKPEFN, encoded by the coding sequence ATGAATATGTCTAAAATCATTGCTGCTTCCATCGTAGCATCATCTGTGTTATTTGCCGGATCATTAGCTGAAAAAGCAAAATCAATGGGGCTTGAGGCGATCCCTACAGACAAAACTGAACTGTCTAAACTGACCGATCCAAACGGTACGATCACAGCTGAGAGAGTTGAACTTGGGAAAAAACTATACTTTGAGCCAAGACTTTCAAAAAGTGGACTGATCTCCTGTAATACCTGCCACAACCTTGGACTTGGCGGAGCTGACGGAGCACCTGCGGCCATAGGTCACATGTGGGTAGCAAATCCGCACCACCTTAACTCTCCGACAGTTTACAATGCAGTGTTCTATGAATCTCAGTTCTGGGATGGTAGAAGTCCTCATCTTGAAGATCAGGCACAAGGACCTATGCAGGCAGCACCGGAGATGGCTTCACCGGCTTCATTGGTCGTAGAGAGAATCAACTCTATTCCTGAGTATGTCGAAGAGTTTAAAAAAGCATACGGTGCGGATGTAAAAGTTGATTTCCCAACGATCACATCAACGATCGGTATCTTTGAGAGAACCCTGGTCACACCATCAAGATACGATGACTTCCTCAATGGCAAGGAAGATGCATTGAACGATGCTGAAAAAGAAGGTCTGCAAGTATTTATGGACCAAGGGTGTACATCATGCCATAGCGGTGTAGCACTAGGTGGGAAAATGATGCCATTCCCAATGATCAAACCATATAAATTTGCCAATGTAGGTGACTTCAAAGGTGACAAGAACGGTATGGTAAAAGTACCGACGCTTAGAAATGTGACTGAGACAGCGCCATACTTCCATAACGGACAGATCTGGAGCCTTGCTGAAGCGGTTCAAGAGATGGGACGTACACAGCTTGGTAAAAATATCTCTGATGAAGATGCTGCGAAGATCGTAACATTCCTGAAAGCATTGAAAGGGGAAAAACCTGAGATCGTTTATCCACAGCTTCCGGAGAGCACGGCAACTACGCCTAAACCTGAGTTTAACTAA
- the ftsH gene encoding ATP-dependent zinc metalloprotease FtsH produces MKKEPTDVPGFNPFTNIWVILIMLMLGFQLYNYMSAQKQSQTVSYDAFKKKIAENVIKEIRIDGDQVLATLKGDIGRKPGYLRTTLPPFEDKTFLDLLEKNQVEMYVKSQKESSFWLSFFMLLPLFIFLGFIFYSSRRIKEQLGGSGMGGGVFDFMKSTAKKYEKQKVSVTFDDVAGVENAKIELYEVVDFLKNPEKYERIGAKIPRGILLMGSPGTGKTLLAKAVAGEAEVPFFSISGSEFVEMFVGVGASRVRDLFKKAKQEAPAIIFIDEIDSVGRARGAGVGGGHDEKEQTLNQILAEMDGFESEEQVVVIAATNRPDVLDYALLRPGRFDRKITLSLPDVKAREKILNIHIRNVQIDHSIDLEKIAKLSIGFSGADLANLVNEAAMHAAREGQKYVTQDDFMYARDRIIMGVEQEFVLDEKDKQRVAIHESGHVLAALLLEHADPIEKVTIVPRGQALGMTEQLPLKDIKNFPQAYLLDKIGVMLGGRAAEQTLLGDLSSGAANDLKEATSLATHMVSQWGMSELLGPVYYQKGEDHVFLGREMAMPKDFSEATAKLIDDEVRKIITEKEEEVLKLFQTHKKEISALSDKLAEKELLYLDEIKSIINV; encoded by the coding sequence ATGAAAAAAGAGCCGACAGACGTTCCTGGATTCAATCCATTTACCAATATATGGGTCATACTTATCATGCTCATGCTGGGATTTCAATTGTACAATTATATGTCCGCACAGAAACAGAGTCAAACGGTTTCCTACGATGCTTTTAAAAAGAAAATTGCAGAAAATGTTATCAAAGAGATACGGATCGATGGAGATCAGGTTCTGGCTACCCTAAAAGGCGATATAGGGAGGAAACCAGGTTATCTGAGAACAACACTTCCCCCGTTTGAAGATAAAACTTTTTTAGATCTGTTGGAAAAAAACCAGGTTGAGATGTATGTGAAGTCACAAAAAGAGTCAAGTTTTTGGCTCTCTTTTTTCATGTTGCTGCCACTTTTCATCTTTTTAGGGTTTATATTTTACAGTTCACGACGTATAAAAGAACAGTTAGGCGGTAGCGGTATGGGTGGAGGTGTATTTGACTTTATGAAGTCCACGGCCAAAAAATATGAGAAACAAAAGGTATCTGTGACCTTTGATGACGTTGCAGGTGTTGAAAACGCAAAGATCGAACTCTATGAAGTGGTGGACTTTCTTAAAAACCCTGAGAAGTATGAAAGAATAGGTGCCAAAATTCCCAGAGGGATTTTGCTGATGGGATCACCGGGTACAGGAAAGACCCTATTGGCCAAAGCCGTAGCAGGGGAGGCGGAGGTACCCTTCTTTTCAATCAGCGGTTCCGAGTTTGTCGAAATGTTCGTAGGGGTAGGGGCATCGAGGGTACGTGACTTATTTAAAAAAGCCAAACAAGAAGCTCCTGCGATCATTTTCATCGACGAGATCGATTCTGTCGGGCGTGCCAGAGGTGCAGGTGTAGGCGGGGGACATGATGAAAAAGAACAGACACTCAATCAAATCTTAGCAGAGATGGACGGTTTTGAGTCAGAGGAGCAGGTCGTGGTCATTGCAGCGACCAACCGTCCTGATGTCCTGGATTATGCATTGTTGAGACCGGGCAGATTTGACCGTAAGATCACACTGAGCCTGCCGGATGTCAAAGCACGTGAAAAGATACTGAACATTCATATACGAAATGTTCAGATAGACCACTCTATAGACCTGGAAAAGATAGCAAAACTATCCATCGGTTTCTCCGGTGCCGACCTCGCCAATCTTGTCAATGAAGCAGCTATGCATGCAGCCAGAGAAGGACAAAAGTATGTCACACAGGATGACTTCATGTATGCGCGAGACCGTATCATAATGGGGGTAGAACAGGAGTTTGTTCTGGATGAAAAGGATAAACAGAGAGTCGCCATACATGAGAGCGGTCATGTGTTGGCTGCACTGCTGCTTGAACACGCAGACCCTATAGAAAAGGTCACTATCGTACCTCGAGGGCAGGCACTGGGGATGACAGAACAGCTGCCTCTTAAAGATATAAAAAACTTTCCTCAAGCCTATCTGCTCGATAAGATCGGAGTGATGCTCGGTGGAAGGGCAGCGGAGCAAACCCTGCTTGGTGACCTCTCTTCAGGTGCAGCCAATGACCTCAAAGAGGCTACAAGTTTGGCAACCCATATGGTCAGTCAATGGGGTATGAGTGAATTGCTTGGACCTGTCTACTATCAGAAAGGTGAAGATCATGTTTTCCTCGGACGTGAAATGGCAATGCCAAAAGACTTCAGTGAGGCGACTGCCAAACTCATAGATGATGAAGTAAGGAAGATCATTACAGAAAAAGAGGAAGAGGTGTTGAAACTTTTTCAAACCCATAAGAAAGAGATCTCTGCGCTGTCTGATAAACTGGCAGAAAAAGAACTGTTATATCTTGATGAGATCAAGAGTATTATCAATGTATAG
- a CDS encoding YgiQ family radical SAM protein has protein sequence MSKLDLREAKRFLPTTREEMDALGWKQCDVILISGDAYIDSPFIGVATVGRMLEKLGYKVGIIGQPDVNSDTDIKRLGEPRLFWGVSGGSIDSMVANYTATKKFRNSDDYTPGGKNTQRPDRAVLVYTNLIRKHFKNTVPIVLGGIEASLRRVTHYDYWSNKLRKPILFDSKADILIYGMGEQAIRELTYALDKGVDWKDIRGVCYINKEPVESYHQLPSHQECLDDKEKYIDLFDLFYDNNDPIAAKGLCQKVDTRYSIQNPPCDYLNEPEMDEVSALPFTRELHPYHRPEGKVKCLETIKFSIMTHQGCWGECNFCAIGVHQGRTIRTRSEQSIVKEANQFKEYKDFKGIISDLGGPTANMYGYECNKKLKLGTCDHQRCVDSRHLCSSMKPDHTRVIGMMKQVRNIEGIKKAFVASGIRYDLINEDKRKGYSYLKELVEHHISGQMKVAPEHTQQHVLDLMGKPGKQTLIDFKRLYDKLNKDMGKKQYLTYYLIAAHPGCEEKDMHELKRFTTDELKMNPEQAQVFTPTPGTYSAVMYYTEMDPVTRKKIFVEKDMHRKEKQKAIVQAKTDFKSGFAS, from the coding sequence ATGAGCAAACTTGACCTTAGAGAAGCAAAACGTTTTTTACCCACGACCAGAGAAGAGATGGATGCTCTTGGATGGAAACAGTGTGATGTGATACTGATCTCTGGAGATGCCTATATAGACTCCCCTTTTATTGGTGTGGCTACGGTTGGACGTATGCTTGAAAAACTGGGGTATAAAGTCGGCATCATCGGTCAGCCAGATGTCAACAGTGACACAGATATCAAACGTTTGGGTGAACCGAGACTCTTCTGGGGTGTAAGCGGAGGGAGCATTGACTCTATGGTGGCGAACTATACCGCCACCAAGAAGTTCAGAAACTCTGATGACTACACACCGGGAGGCAAGAATACCCAACGTCCGGACCGTGCAGTACTTGTCTATACAAATCTCATACGAAAGCATTTTAAAAATACGGTTCCTATCGTACTGGGCGGTATAGAAGCTTCTCTTAGACGTGTTACCCATTATGACTACTGGAGCAACAAGCTGAGAAAACCTATACTCTTTGACTCTAAGGCAGACATACTCATCTATGGAATGGGAGAGCAGGCTATCCGTGAGCTTACATATGCTTTGGATAAAGGCGTGGACTGGAAAGATATACGCGGTGTCTGTTACATCAACAAAGAACCTGTGGAGAGTTACCACCAGCTTCCCTCGCATCAGGAGTGTCTGGATGATAAAGAGAAGTATATAGACCTTTTTGATCTTTTTTATGACAACAATGATCCCATCGCAGCCAAAGGTCTTTGCCAAAAGGTAGATACCCGCTACTCCATACAAAATCCGCCATGTGATTATCTGAATGAACCGGAGATGGATGAAGTCTCTGCCCTGCCGTTTACCAGGGAACTGCATCCGTACCACAGACCCGAAGGAAAAGTAAAGTGTCTGGAGACCATCAAGTTCTCCATTATGACGCATCAGGGGTGCTGGGGAGAGTGTAACTTCTGTGCCATCGGTGTACACCAGGGACGTACGATCCGTACACGTTCAGAACAGTCCATCGTTAAAGAAGCCAACCAGTTCAAAGAGTATAAAGACTTTAAAGGGATCATCTCTGATCTTGGCGGCCCTACGGCAAATATGTACGGGTATGAGTGTAACAAAAAGCTCAAACTGGGTACCTGTGACCATCAGAGATGCGTCGATTCACGCCATTTGTGTTCATCCATGAAACCGGACCACACCCGTGTGATAGGCATGATGAAACAGGTACGTAACATCGAGGGGATCAAAAAAGCATTTGTAGCTTCAGGGATACGTTATGACCTTATCAATGAAGACAAACGTAAGGGGTATTCTTATCTCAAAGAGCTGGTTGAGCACCATATCTCTGGACAGATGAAAGTCGCGCCTGAACATACCCAACAGCATGTGCTTGATCTTATGGGAAAACCAGGCAAACAGACACTCATAGACTTTAAAAGACTCTACGACAAACTCAACAAAGATATGGGGAAAAAGCAGTACCTGACCTACTATCTTATCGCCGCACACCCGGGTTGTGAAGAGAAAGATATGCATGAACTGAAACGTTTTACCACCGATGAACTTAAAATGAACCCTGAACAGGCACAGGTCTTTACCCCGACTCCCGGAACCTACTCCGCTGTGATGTACTACACAGAGATGGACCCGGTCACGCGCAAAAAGATCTTTGTAGAGAAAGATATGCACAGAAAAGAGAAACAAAAAGCCATCGTTCAGGCAAAAACAGACTTTAAATCGGGGTTTGCAAGTTAA